A genomic window from Anguilla rostrata isolate EN2019 chromosome 14, ASM1855537v3, whole genome shotgun sequence includes:
- the LOC135239615 gene encoding zinc finger protein 703-like — translation MNDPPGGSKAHRNRDRQTPERTDDYCGDNSCDLRHFGIKNSPVFVLSPSDPVRQAKRLPLRILRMLTAHSSHMLHPEYLQPLTSAPVSIELDAKKSPLALLAQTCSQIGKPDPPPTAKLGPGGLADKEASTRPSGPALKLGEPRPSLEDKSSFKPYSKVGGDCRKEGGGASGGTDKPGFRLAGGGAPCQSFPPHAVSPNSKAGSPPLHPQSPPHTQHPLAPPLHTDPKPGAPDPAGSDSCGGGSKKEAESCKPSPDGAQAANSAHARASANASSGSSAASPRPEGKADALPPQPGHVAPVSPFKQSHALFPLPPSGMGYHGSIVGAYAGYPSPFVSGLDHAKASLLGGGVGVPGKHPSSSPLTGASPPSFMQGLCRDPYCLAYPSAPHLGGSGCSSCVHDPSSPLKSGFPLMYPAHPLHSLHPGSLSSGVAPQLSHPLYGFMLPNEPLPHACNWVSAGGPCDKRFGSSEELLAHLRTHTALPGSDGGKLLSAYPSPATSCHLHLPSQGSPAPLASSFSLRAPPSLSLARYHPYGKMHLPAAPSLPIPSLPTSSHFYSPYALYGQRLGSASALGYP, via the exons ATGAACGATCCTCCCGGTGGATCTAAAGCGCACCGAAACCGCGACCGTCAGACACCAGAGCGCACCGACGACTACTGCGGCGACAACTCTTGTGATCTCAGGCATTTCGGGATTAAAAACTCTCCGGTTTTTGTGCTGTCACCCTCGGATCCTGTACGCCAGGCGAAGCGGCTGCCCCTCCGGATTCTCAGAATGTTGACCGCCCATTCCAGCCACATGCTTCACCCGGAGTATCTACAGCCGCTGACCTCAGCGCCAGTCAGCATCGAG CTGGATGCCAAAAAGAGCCCCCTGGCCTTACTGGCTCAGACCTGTTCCCAGATCGGCAAGCCagacccccctcccaccgccaAGCTGGGGCCGGGCGGCCTGGCGGACAAGGAGGCGTCGACGCGCCCCTCCGGACCCGCCCTCAAACTCGGGGAGCCCCGCCCATCCCTGGAGGACAAGTCCAGCTTCAAGCCTTATTCCAAAGTGGGCGGGGACTGTCGgaaggaagggggcggggccagcggcgGCACGGACAAACCCGGTTTCCGGttggccgggggcggggccccgtGTCAGTCCTTCCCCCCGCACGCCGTCTCTCCGAACTCCAAAGCGGGGTCGCCGCCCCTGcacccccagtcccccccccacacccagcacccgctggccccgccccttcacACGGACCCCAAACCCGGCGCCCCCGACCCCGCCGGCTCGGACAGCTGCGGCGGCGGTTCGAAAAAAGAGGCGGAGTCCTGCAAGCCGAGCCCCGACGGCGCCCAGGCCGCTAACTCTGCCCACGCCCGCGCCAGCGCCAACGCCAGCAGCGGCAGCTCGGCCGCCAGCCCCCGCCCCGAGGGCAAGGCCGacgccctgcccccccagcccggcCACGTGGCCCCCGTGTCCCCCTTCAAACAGAGCCACGCCCTCTTCCCCTTGCCCCCCTCGGGCATGGGGTACCACGGCTCCATCGTGGGGGCGTACGCCGGCTACCCCTCCCCATTCGTCTCGGGCCTGGACCACGCCAAGGCCAGCCTGCtcggggggggcgtgggggtccCCGGGAAGCACCCCAGCTCCAGCCCGCTGACGGGGGcgtcccccccctccttcaTGCAGGGACTGTGCCGGGACCCCTACTGCCTCGCCTACCCCAGCGCCCCCCACCTGGGGGGCagcggctgctcctcctgcgtCCAcgacccctcctcccccctcaaaTCGGGGTTCCCCCTGATGTACCCCGCCCACCCTCTGCACTCGCTCCACCCGGGCTCCCTGTCGTCCGGGGTGGCCCCCCAGCTCTCCCACCCCCTTTACGGCTTCATGCTGCCCAAcgagcccctcccccacgcctGCAACTGGGTCTCCGCTGGGGGGCCGTGCGACAAGCGCTTTGGCTCCTCCGAGGAGCTGCTGGCTCACCTCCGCACGCACACCGCGCTCCCCGGCTCGGACGGGGGCAAGCTCCTCTCCGcctacccctcccccgccacctCCTGCCACCTGCACCTCCCCTCCCaggggagccccgcccccctggcctcctccttctccctgcGGGCTCCGCCCAGCCTCAGCCTGGCCCGCTACCACCCCTACGGCAAGATGCACctccccgccgccccctccctgcccatcccctccctccccacctccagcCACTTCTACTCCCCGTACGCCCTCTACGGCCAGAGGCTAGGCTCCGCCTCCGCGCTGGGGTACCCCTGA